DNA from Terriglobus tenax:
AGCGAGTTCAACACCGCCTGCGACTCGCTCATCGCACGCGACGCCAGGATGCGGGCATGCTCCAGCGGCACCGGGTTCCGCTTCTGCGGCATGATGCTGGAGACCTGCACGTATCCATCAGACAAACGCAGGAAACCGAACTCGGCTGTGGACCACAGCAGCATCTCCTGCGCAAAGCGGCCAAAGTTCACCATCAGCGTGGCCAGCACCGAACACGACTCGGTAATGTAATCCACCGCCGCAATCGCGCCGTACGTATTGACCTGCAGACCTTTGAAGCCAAGCAGCTCCGCCGTGCGCTCGCGATGAATCGGAAATCCGGTACCCGTAATCGCGCAGGCTCCAAGCGGTGAACGATTCACGCGGGCATACGCCGCACGGACACGCTCGGTATCGCGCTCCAGCACTTCAACAAAGGCCATCAGGTAGTGCCCCAGCGTCGTCGGCTGCGCCGGCTGGTTGTGTGTATACGCCGGAATCAGCGTCGCACGCTGTTCACTGGCAATCTTCAACAGCGCAGACCGTACCGCGATGCAGGCTTCCGCCACCTCCAGCAGGCGCTTGCGCAGCACCATGCGGTACATCGTCATATCAAGGTCGTTGCGCGAGCGGGCGGTATGAACGCGCCCGGCATCTTCTTCGCCGCAGAGTTCGGCGAGCTTCTTCTCCACCAGGAAGAACAGGTCTTCGACGGATCCGTCATACTTCGCTGCGGCAATCTCTTCCATCGGAAGCAATGCAAGCCCGCGGAAGCAATTGGCCGCCGTCTCCCGCGAGATGATCTTCTGCTCGGCCAGCATCAGCACGTGAGCGTAATCAATCTCCAGCATGGAGGGCAAAAACAAACGTTGCGCGTCATGGAAGACGTGAGAGAGCACCTGTTCACGATAAACGTCTGCCGGAAACTTTGAACTCTTCGAGGATGCCATGATTCCTTTGCTAAATAAGTTGAGGCCGCAGGATGGTTTGCCTGCGGCCCCGGGTTTACATCGTTAGAAACGTACCGCCGCGCCCCACTGGACAATACGCTGTTCCAGTACGCTGCTGCGCTGGGTGGTAACGGCGCCTGTTCCCACGCCGGTGGTAGTATTCACCGCCTGCGTTACCGCCAGTCCGGTGATGTTGTTCGTGTTGGTGATATTGTTCGCTTCCAGGAAGAACGTGGGAGCGAAACGGTCAACAATCTTCGGGAAGGTACGCGTGTAACGCGCATCCACCTGGTAGATCGAGGGGCTGCGGAGCGAGTTCCTACCAACAAAGGCAGGACGCGCCACACCGCTGGTCGCCGTATCACCATAGAAGGTCGTGTTGCTGGCCAGCAACGTTGCCTGGTCACCCGAGGACAGGTTGCCCAGGATAGCCAGCATGTTGTTGTTCGCCAGCAGCCGTCCAACCGGATTGCTGAGGTCAAACTTCGGCTCCAGAACAGCGGACATGTTGAACGCATTCGGACGGTTGACCGAAGCATTGCCGCGATCGAACTTCTTGTTCAGCGTGTTCGAAACACCCAGGTTCTGCTCAAAGGTGTTTACCTCAGGAGCATCCGAGATCACATGCGACCACGTGTAGCTGGCATTGAACTGCATACCGCGCCACGGAGTCATGGTCAGGTTCGTGAACATCGCGTTGTAGCTGGAGTTTGCACCCGACTCGACACGGTTCACCTCGTTGAAGCGTGCATCGTAACGCGTCGTTGCGCTGACCGTGTTGCTGAACGTGGGACGTCCGTCGGCGAGCGTCACTCCCGTCGGAATCACGTTGATGTTGTGACGCCACGGAAGATTACGTCCGTTCGACAGAATGTAGCCGATCGTGGCCGAAATATGGCTGTTGACCTGCTGCGTGATCTGCGCGTTGACGTTCCAGGTGTACTCGTTCTTGATGTTCGGGTTGATGGTCGTTACGTTCTGCGTCGCAACTGAACCGATCGAGGAAGGAATGCTGGGAAAAGCGGGGCGACCAGGAGTACCCGGAGTGCCACCATTGTAGGTAAAGGATGCAACACGGTTGGAGCCATCGAGGTTAAGCGCATTGAACCAAAGGTTCGTCGGCGTCTGCTGGTAGAAGATACCGGCAGAAACCTTGACCACCGTTGTGTCTGAAGCGCGATAGCTGAAGCCGAGACGGGGAGCAAAGTTCGTGTTCGGAATATTGAACTTACGCGAATCCGCATACGGTGCGTTCGCATTGGCCTGAGGCGCACCAAAGCGGTCATACCGCAAACCGTACACCATGGTAAGGCGCGGGCTAAGCTGCCATGTGTCCTGCGCATAACCGCCGTAGAACAGAGAAGCATATCCAACGCCGCTGGCATCGGTCTGGGAAGCGTAGTTTGCATAGCCATACGGATCGGTTCCGTTGCGGGCATTCAGATATGCCTGAACGGTCGCGAAGGTATAGCGATTGAACGATGCGGACCTCTGACGGTTCTGGATCTGCGCCAGTACGAAGCCGGCCTTGAAGGTATGCCGTCCGCGCACGTAGCTGATGTTTTCTGAACCGGAAGGCTGCTTATCCGTGTACTGCGTGCCGGCGCTGCTGGTGTTGCCAAAGGCAGCAATGTTGGTGATCACGATCGCAGGGCCAGTTCCCGCGCTCGCCCCGGCCGTGTACACATTGGCGCGGAAAGGAACCGAGAGACGGAGCTCATTGACCAGGCTGTTGGTCAGTGTAGACACAAGCTGAATGCCAAAAACGTGGGCACGATCCTTATAGTCGGCGTTCGCGCTGGTTGCGTTAATGCCGCCAACCTGCGTGTTCGCCGGGAAGGAGTTCTGGAAGTAGTTATAGCGCATGAAAATGGAATGCTTCGGCGTGATGGTGTAATCCACGCGGGCATCCATAAACTTGCCCTGCAGAGTGCCCTGCCCCGGAACCAGTTCCGAGGCTCCCAGTCCAAGCTGTGCGGCGTTCCCCGCCGTAATGGTCACAGGCGTCGGGCTGCCACGCTTCAGCTGCTCATACGCGCCGAAGAAGAACAGCTTGTCCTTGATCACCGGACCGCCCACATTGAAGGCATGATCTTCCAGGATCAGGTTCGGCTTGGCAGGATTGGTCACCTTGCTTTGTAACAGCGGATAGGCCGTTGCATCCACCCAGCGCTTCACGAACTCATACTTGCCGTGGAACTGGTTCGTACCGGAGTTGGAAATGACGTTGTACACGTCACCCGTCGTCCATCCATACTCAGGAGCAAACGAGTTGGAAACCGTCTGCACTTCCTTCACAAAGATGTTGCCGATCGGGAACAGGCGCAGACCGATACGGTCCGCCTCGGTATTCACCATACCGTCCAGCTGATAGTTGATGCGGTCCATCAGGCCGTTGGTGTTCAGCGTACGCGGAATGCCAAGCTCAGGGTTCGGGTGACCCGAAACGCCCGGCTGGAACACGATGAAGTTGTACGGATTACGCGAGGTCAGCGGCACGTTCTCAACTTCAACAGAGCTGAGCGTGCGCTGCACATTCAGGTTCGTCGGATCGATGGAAGCAATGGAGGCTTCCACCGTCACAGCAGTCGCAGCAGAACCGATCTTCAGGTTGCCATCAATCGCGGCCTCCGTGCCTGCATTCAGGTTTACTCCGGAGACAGTCAACGGTGAAAAGCCATCGGAGGTGATATTGACGGTGTATTCACCCAATGGCAGATTGACCAGAACATAATAACCATCAGAGCCGGTCGTGATCGTACGCGTAAAGCCTACAGACGGATTGGTAACAGTAATCGAAGCGCCAGCAATCGCTGCGCCGCTCGGATCCGCGACTCGACCGCGGATTGTTCCATTGATGGATTGCGACTGAGCGAATGCGGCAGGACTGGAAACCGCCACAGGCGCCAGCATGGCAACCGATAGTAGAACTGATCGAACCCGATGAGTTCTCATTATTTTTGACCCTCCCCGAATAGCAACTGACCTTTTGAATTGGAATCATGTACTGCGCTCCCGGAAGCGACTACTCTTCCGGGAGTTCGTCACTGCCTAGCCCTCACTTCATCCCAGCAGCTTGCCGTCCATCGCCTGCAGCGACAAGGCCACTGAGCCGTAGAGCTGGGCTTCCGGCCCAAGCACACTACATCGCACCTGCGGATGCGGGAAATCGCTCTCCGCAAGCACACCACCTACGGCTTCGCACAACGCCGCATGGGAACCAACACCTCCACCCATCACCACCAGCGATGGGTTGAAAAGCAACGTAATCGTCGCAATGGCGTCACCAAGAATCCGCGCCGTATTCTGCAGCACGGCCTTTGCCTGCGGATTTCCCGTCGCCGCCAATTCAAAAATCTGTGAAGCGCGTAGAGCTCGCAGTTCTGCACTGCCCTGCTTCGTGCGCTCCAGTTCGCTCTGCCACTGCGCTTCAATTCCGGCGCCGCCAATCACGCGCTCCAGTTGACCGGTGCGTCGCATCTCCATCGGCTCACGCGCCATTCCCGGAACACCCAGATAGCCGATTTCACCAGCGCTCCACGCGGAGCCATGATGAATCTGTCCGCCCAGGAAAACGCCGGCGCCCACGCCCGTGCCCATCGCAATGAAGACAAAGTCATCGACATTCTCTGCCGCACCGTGCCAGTGCTCGCCAACTGCGGCAAGATTGGTATCGTTCTCCGCAATCACCTCGAAGCCCAGCTTCTCTTCCAGCAGAGCGCGCAAAGGAACATCATTCCAGTCCGTCAGGTTCGGCGCGGAGAGAACCACACCGCGAGCCACATCCGTCACACCGGGCGCGCCTACGGTCAGGTGCTTCACCTTCTTGAAGGCCACCTTCGCGTCCTCGCACATCTGCTTCAGACCATCGCGCAGCAGCTGGCAAATCGAAGCTGGATCCTTCTCCTTCGCGCCGAGCTTGCAGGCCCACTGTGCGACCGGCTTGCCATCAAGATTGGCCAGCATCATGCGCAGCCGTGTTCCACCAATGTCGGCGCCGGCAACATAAGCATGCTCCGGACGGAAGCGAAGCAGCTCCCCCGGACGGCCTCCCGAGGAGACCCCCTCACCGAGATACTCGATCAGGTCAAGCGCTTCCAGATCAGCAATGGCCGCCGTTACGGTCGGTGCGGAAAGCCCCGACAGGCGAACCAGATCTGCGCGAGAGCATGGAGAATTCTCGCGCACCAATTGAAGAAGAACCCGATTGTTCGCGCGACGCAGATTGGCCGGACGAGAAATACGAAGCTCACGCGAATTAGCAAGCGTTAATGGCATAGCAGGTGTAGGCCCGATTATAAACAAACTTTACAAAGTCGCAAGTGGGTGTTATCAACAAGGACAATCAAAAAAACATCACCAGCAGGCGCGCCGCCTCTCCAGCGCCTCGTCTGTCGAAGGAACGGCTCACAAATGACGAAGTGGAAACACTGCATCTCATATCCCCTGGCCGCTTGGCTTGCGTTCTCTCCCATGTTGGCGGCCGCGCAGCAGCCAGGCCCGCAGCCTCCGTATCTTTCTCCAGAGGCCTACGCGCTTCCTCTGGACCGTGGCGCTTCCGGCCTGTGGCAGTCATTGCAGAAGCTGAAGACACGCGCCAGCCTGATGATGGTCGTTGCCCATCCTGACGACGAAGACGGCGGCATGCTTGCCTATGAAAGCCGTGGCCAGGGCGCGGATACAACCCTGCTCACGCTCAACCGCGGCGAAGGCGGGCAGAATGTGATGACCGGCGACTACTGGGACCAGCTCGGCATCATGCGTACGCAGGAGCTGCTGGCCGCCGGAGCCTACTACGGCGTGCACCAGCGCTGGACCCGCGTCGCTGACTACGGCTTCTCCAAAACTCTGGATGAAGCCCTGAAGAACTGGGGACATGATCGCGTTCTATATGACGTCGTCCGCCAGGTACGCATCACGCGGCCGCTCGTCATCACCAGCGTCTTCGCCGGCAACCTCTCTGACGGTCACGGACATCACCAGACCGCCGGCCTCATGGCGCAGGAGGCCTACAAGCTCGCCGGCGATCCCAACGTCTTTCCTGACCAGATCGCCGCCGGCCTCAAGCCCTGGTCGCCGCTGAAGGTCTACGCGCGCGTTCCCTTTGCCCGCGTCACCGAAAAAGGAATCTTCGACTACGCCACCGGCAAGTGGGAACCTGTTCGCTTCAAGAACTACGTCACCGGTGAGACCATCAACGCCGTCCCCAGCAAAACGCTGGAAATCCCCGAAGGCACCTACAACGCCCTCTTCGCGCGCAACTATCTTGCGGTTGCCCGCGAGGGCCTTGCCAACCAGAAGTCGCAGAACGACGGCGTAGGCATGCCCCTTCCCGGCCAGTTCAACTCGCCCTATCACCTCTACGCCTCGCGCGTCAGCGGAGCCGCTCTGCCCGTGGCCGAGAAGACCTTCTTCGACGGCATCGACATCTCGCTCACCGGCATTGCCGATTACGCTCCCGTCCCTGACCGTCCCAACTGGCGCAAGAGCTTCGACGCACTCACCGTCCTGGTCAATGACGCCATGCAGCGCTTCAACGCCGCCGACCCGTCACAATCCGCCCCTCTGCTCGCGCAGGGACTCGAGATGACTCGTTCGCTGCAGAACCAGGTGAAGAACAGCAATCTCTCCGCAGATGCCCGGTACGACATGCTGCACGAGCTCTCTATCAAGGAAGACCAGTTCAACGACGCGCTTTCGCAGTCGCTCGGCGTCATGCTGGTCGCAACCGTAAACCCGGTTGGTGAAAAGCCGCGCATGGGGCCCTTCGGCGAGCTGCGGGGCAACACCCCCACCTACCAGGTCGCCATCCCCGGCCAGCCCGTCTCAATCAACGTGCATGTGGCCAACCAGGGAGCACAGACCGTGACCGTTGACGATGTTGCCCTGGTCGGCGACAGCGGCGACTGGAAGTGGAAGACCACCGACAAGACCACCACGGCGCTCACCCCCGGTCAGGCTGGCGACCTCACCGTCGAAGGCTCCGTGCCTGAGAATGCCCCGGTCACCAAGCCCTACTTCAGCCGTCCCACGCTGGAGCAGAGCTACTATGACCTGAACAACCCCGCTTATCTTGGCCTTCCCACCATGCCCTACCCTGTCACCGCTCGCCTGCTGTACAGCTATGCCGGCGTGCAGGCCAGCGTTCTCGGCACGGTGCAGACCACGCACCGCATCAACGGCATCGGCCCCGTGCTTGAGCCGCTGATGATCGCTCCCGCCATCTCTGTTCTCGTCTCGCCTGAGGCAGGCGTTATCCCTTCCAGCAGTTCCAGCCTCACCCTGAAGGTCGCTCTTCGCAGCAACGTGAAGGGGCCGGCCGAAGGCGAGGTCGCGCTCAATCTGCCTGACGGCTGGACGTCGTCTCCGCGTACGGCACACTTCTCCACCGCGCGCGACGGCGATGAAAAGAAACTCATCTTCGAGGTCACACCGAAGAACATTCAGCTGAAGCCTTACACCATCACCGCCGTGGCGAAGTATGACGGCAAGGAATACAAGGAAGGCTTCACCACCGTCTCATGGCCTGGCCTGCGTCCGTATCCTTCGTACCGTCCGGCGACATACCGTACCACCGGCGTTGATCTCAAGACGCCGGCGGATCTGAAGATCGGCTACATCATGGGTACCGGAGAAGACGTTCCGGCCTCGCTCAGCGATGTAGGCGTGCAGGTCACGCAGCTCACCGCTGCCGACCTGGCTTCCACCGACCTCAGCAAGTTCGATGCCGTGGTTGTAGGCATTCGCGCCTACGCCAACCGCCCTGACCTGCGTGCCAACAACAATCGCCTGCTGGATTATGTGAATAACGGCGGCACCGTCGTCGTGGAATACCAGACCAACGAGTACGACCACAACTACGGCCCCTATGCCATCTCCGTTCCTTCGGATGCCGAGAAGGTTGTTGACGAAAATTCCAAGGCCACCATCCTCGATGCCGCCGATCCGCTGCTGAACTGGCCTAACAAGATCACCAGCGCGGACTTCGACAACTGGGTAGAAGAACGTGGCCACGGTTTCGCCAGCACCTGGGATCCGAAGTTCACCGCTCTGACGGAGATGCATGACGACGAGCAGGACCCGCAAAAAGGCGGCCTGCTCTACGCCAGGCATGGCAAAGGTCTGTACATCTACACCTCCTTCGCCTTCTTCCGTCAGATTCCCGAGGGCGTCCCCGGCTCCTACCGCATCTACATGAACCTGATCAGCGCTTCCAGGAACCCTGCCTATAAGCCAGCCTCAACTGGCGTGAAAGCCGCTCCGAAGAAAAAACGCTAAACTCATCTGCTTCGCTAAAAAGGCCCTCATCTCTCTGGATGAGGGCCTTTCTCTTGTTCGCTGTTTGCGGTCTTATTTCTTATGCCGCGACAGCAGGGATTCGGACTCCCGGTTCCAGCTCGTAGGAGACAGATACAGCCATCAACACGCGGCGAATCCGAAGTACACAACGGTCAGTCTTGATCATTCCAAAACCAGGCATTTAACCCCCTAACAGATATCTTCGTCCATGCGCAGTTTAGCAGTTGGAGCCAACAGGGACGCCCCGCACATCTGCATCCCAATCTCCTAAAGCTCCGCCGGTTTTTTGCCGATAAGCCGGAAGAACAGCCCCGGCCATGACCGGGAGCGGAGATATATTGCACGCCCCTCTTCCACCTCAGCCAGATCCCCTTCCACAGACGCCGCCGGTTCCGCTGGAGGCTGCCATCGACACATCCATGCGCTTCCTGGCCAGGCAGCCCATCATGTCGGCAAACCGGCATACCTTCGGCTACGAACTCCTGTTTCGCAACAGCTGGGAAAATCGCTTCAGCGGTGAAGGGGAATCCGCCTCAAGCAGCATTGTGGACTGGGCCATCACACATGGCTTTGACTCACTGGTCGGCCCCGCACGCCCCTTCGTCAACTGCACACGCTCTCTCCTGCTCAGTCGGTGCGCGGAGCTGCTGCCCAAAAACACCGTGCTGGAGATACTGGAAACCATTGAAGTCGACGAACAGCTCCTGCAGGCCTGCAGGCGTTACCGCGACCTTGGCTTTACGCTGGCACTGGATGACTACGACTTTCGCGAGCAGTGGGAGCCCCTGCTTGACCTTGTGCACTACATCAAGGTCGACTTCTCGCAAACCAGCTCCGAAGACCGCAGACGACTGATCGCACGCCTCAAAGGCCGCGGCATCCGCTTTCTCGCCGAGCGCATTGAAACGGCCGAAGATCTGCAACTGGCCGTCTCGGAAGGCTTCGAACTGTTCCAGGGCTACTTCTTCATGAAGCCCATCATGACGGCACGACGCGCTCCGGGAAGGTCTATCCATCAGATCCAGTTGCTGGCGGAGATCGGCAAACAGAACCTCGATCTGAACGCGCTGCTGCGCATACTGCGCGCCGAACCCGCCATCTGCTATCGCCTGCTGCGTTACGTCAACTCCGTCTCAATGGCAGTACACAGCACCATCACCGACATCCGCCGCGCCGTTTTGCTCATCGGCACCGAGGAGAGTCGGCGCATCATTCGCACCGCACTGGCGGCGGAACTCGCCCGCGGATCATGCACCGAAGCCATGGAACGCTGCGTCCAGCGGGCACGCTTCTGCGAGCTGCTGGCAGACTGTCTCGGCACACCCTCTGAAGAGCTCTACCTCATGGGCATGCTCTCCGCCGTCATGCCGCTGCTTGATCTCGACCCCAAAGAGGTTGTTGCCAACCTTCCTCTGCGGCCGGAGGTCCTCAACGCCCTGCTCGCACCAGACACCGATGAACCCCACGCCCACGCGCTGACACTCGCCATCGCGTACGAGCACGGAGACTGGGACGCCTTCACACAATATTGCCAGCAGCTTTGCCTCGGCGAAGCCGAGATCGCTGACAAGCACATCTCCGCCGTGCAATGGACCGCCGACATCATGCACCACATCTAGGTGCCCCATGGTGCGATACTTGGAAGCATGGATCGCACCACGGGTAACGCATCGAAGACCAGCACGCGCCGCAGCTTCCTATGGTTGCTCTCCGCGATCGCCATCGCACGTCCAAAGCTGGTCCATGCGCAAACTCCGAATAAGATTCCCGCCTCCATCGTGCCGCAGGATCACCTGCTGCAACCGGAAGCGCTGCAGCAGCAGCTTACCGCGCTGAAAGGCGTGCCCATTCTCCAGGTCGGCTCACACACGCAGTACGACCAGGCCCACATTCCCGGTTCGGAATACATCGGCCTCGTCTCCCAGCCTGCCGGGCAGGATGCCCTGCGCACCCGCGTCAAAGATCTGCCGCGCGACAAAGCCCTTGTCCTCTACTGCGGTTGTTGTCCGTGGGAACGGTGCCCCAACATCGGCGCTGCCTGGACACTGCTTGAGCAGATGGGCTTCCGCAACGTCAAGGTGCTCTACATCGCCAACAACTTCGGCGCGGACTGGGTCCAGAAACACTACCCGGTCGAGCCCGCACAGTAAGTTCTTCCAGAGGAAATCTCTCTTATGCGCACGAAAGCTCTTACCCTCGCTCTCGCCATCATGCTGGGCGCAGTGGCCACACGCGCGGAATCCCCGCTGGTCAACCACGCCGCTCCCGCCTTCTCAAAGACTGACCTCACGCAGAAGTCCGTCAGCCTTGCCAAGTACAAGGGCAAGGTCGTCCTGCTCAACTTCTGGGCCACCTGGTGCGCTCCCTGCCAGGCGGAGATTCCGAAGTTCGCCGCATGGCAGACCCAGTACGGCCCGCAAGGCTTCCAGGTTCTCGGCGTCTCCATGGACGACGAAGACGCTCCCGTGAAAAAGCTCGTTCCCAGGCTGAAGGTCAACTATCCCGTCGTCATGGGCGACGCCCGGATGGGCAAAGCCTACGGCGGCGTGCTCGGCCTTCCGGTCACCTTCCTCATCGACCGCAACGGCACCGTCCGCGAACGCTTCGACGGCGAAGCCAACCTTCAGGCCATGGAACAGCACGTCCAGCAGCTGCTGAAGAAGTAACTTTCATTCCCGCCAACCTCGATATCCCCATTCTTTGGCAAAAGCCGAAGGGTGGGGTATCGAGCGCAGCGAGACCGCTTCTCATCCTGTAATCCCGACCGAAGCTCACAGCGCTTAGTAGAGGAACCTGCTACCCAATCACAACCGTAGGCTGAATCAGCGTTCCGGCAACCCGCTTGCCGATGGCGATAATATGCCGCTGCCCCTCAAACACCTTCACCAGCGGCGCATTGGAGAACTCCGGCAGATTCACGGTCATACCGTTGCGCAGTCTCCCCGCCGTCGCCATGTCCGCCGTCACCGACGGCATCTCCGGCAAAATTGTCCGCGGATGCGGCAATGCCGCCTCAAGCTCCCCGGTTGCCGCAAGCTCGTCCATCCGCTCCAGCGTCATCGTCTGCTCCAGCGTAAACACGCCCGCCTTCGTGCGGCGAAGCTCCGTCAGGTGAGCTCCACATCCAGCCAGCGCTCCAAGATCATGCGCCAGCGAGCGGATATACCCACCCGCGGAAACCTCCGCGACAAAGCGCGCCGTGTCGCCTTCCAGCGATGTCAGCTCAAAGCGATGCACGTGGATCTTCGCCGGCTTCACCGGAACCTCTTTGCCCTGCCGCGCCAGCTTATGCGCAGGCACACCGTTGATCTTCTTGGCGGAAAACGCCGGCGGCGTCTGCTCAATCTCACCATGGAAGCCCCTAGCCAGCACACGCAGTTCGTCCAGAGTCTGCGTCAGCGGCTTTGGCTCACCAGCAGCTTCACCCTCGGCATCATAGGTATCCGTCGCAAAGCCAAACCTGATCGCGCCGGTATATCCCTTCTCCGCGCTTGAGAAAAACTGCGCCAGCCGCGTCCACTTCCCCAGCAACAGCGGCAAAACTCCCGTCGCCATCGGGTCCAGCGTTCCCAGGTGCCCGATTGATTTTTCACCCGTCGCGCGGCGAACCCGGTTCACAACATCGTGCGAGGTCATCCCCGCCGGCTTATCCAGTACTAACAATCCGTTCACGACTTACTCTGTCTCACCAGGGAAAGAAACTCGTTGCGTGTCTGCTGCTGTTCCTTGAAGACGCCCAGCATGGCCGAGGTCACCGTTGACGAATTCTGCTTCTCCACACCGCGCATCATCATGCACAGGTGCGATGCCTCCATGATGACGGCCACTCCCTGCGGGTCAATCGCATCCACAATCGCATGCGCAATCTGCTGCGTCAGCCGCTCCTGCACCTGCAGCCGCCGCGCAAATACATCCACCAGCCGCGGCATCTTGCTCAGGCCAATCACCTTGCCATTGGGAATATACGCAATATGCGCCTTGCCGAAAAACGGCAGCAGATGGTGCTCGCACAGCGAATAAAACTCGATGTCCTTGACGATGACCATCTCGTCATACTCCACATCGAACAGCGCCCCGCGCAGAATCTCCGTCGGGTCCTGCTTGTATCCCTTTGTCAAAAAGGCCATGGACTTCTCCATGCGCTCCGGCGTCTTCAGCAGCCCGTCGCGCGTGGGGTCTTCGTCATAGCGGATCAACAGCTCGCGGTAGATATCTTCCGTCGATGCCTCGCTCAGCGGCTTGTCCGTCAATGTGCTCATTCGTAACTCCTCGGCATCTTCTGCCACTTCGCCTTTTTGTTTGTCATTCCGCGGCGAAGCAGAGGAATCTGCTTTCTCTTATTCGCCCGCGTACTCAAATGCGTTGTTCGGCGTCTCTTCAATGCGGATCTTTTCCACCTTCGCGGCGGTAAAATCCTTCAAAATCTCCCACAGCACAATCGCCAGGTTCTCGGTCGACGGCACCAGTGTGGCAAACTCCGGCAGCGTGTTCAGGTTCATGTGGTCAAACTTCGCAACGATCCTCTGCTGCACAAACGTATCCACATCCACCAGGTTGCAGACCATGCCGCTCACTGCATCCACCTGCCCGCTCACCAGCACCTCCAGCCAGTAGTTATGCCCATGGCCAAAGGGGTTGTTGCACTTGCCAAACACCTCGCGGTTCTGCTGCTCGCTGAACGCATCCACATGCAGACGATGCGATGCCGAAAACCGGTACCTGCGCCCAAGGTAAGCTTTCATGCTTCCCCCAGGTAATCGGCAAACAGGTCTTCCATCTCGTACACGCGCACCTTCACCAGCTTCGCTCCGGGAATCTTTCCCTCAAGCCGCCGCCATATGGCAATCGCAATGTTCTCGCTGGTCGGCTGCATCGTTCTGAACTCGGGAATCTCATGGTTCAGGTGGCGATGGTCATACACCCCCACCACCTCGCGCTCCATGATCTCCTTCAGCTCCTTCAGGTCCACGACGAAGCCGGTCACCGGATCCACACCACCGGTCACCGTGACCTCCAGCGTGTAGTTGTGCCCATGGCCATTGCGGTTGGAGCACTTCCCAAACGCGCGCTCATTCTCCTCAGGCGTCCACGTGTCCACCCAGTAGAAGTGCGACGCAGAAAACTCGGCTTTGCGGGTTAGCTGAACCATCCCTCTAGTTTAGATGAGCCACCAGCCAAACCGCTTCACCTCATCAACATCCGAGCTATCCTGAGTGATCTGCCACAATTTGGGTGCCCACATCTGGTGAAGCCAGATGTGGGAATCGTACCTACTCCCACTCCATCTTTCTCTGACTCTCAATCTTCGCCGCATCAAGCTCAATACCGAACCCGGGGCCCGTCGGCAGCTCGAGATGCGCTCTCTTCGGAAACAGCGGATTCTTCTCAAACATGTAGAAATGCGCCATCTTGTTGACTAAGTACTCGCCCAGCGGAAACGTCATCGGCGGCTGGCTTGCAATCACATGCAGCGCCGCAT
Protein-coding regions in this window:
- a CDS encoding rhodanese-like domain-containing protein — its product is MDRTTGNASKTSTRRSFLWLLSAIAIARPKLVHAQTPNKIPASIVPQDHLLQPEALQQQLTALKGVPILQVGSHTQYDQAHIPGSEYIGLVSQPAGQDALRTRVKDLPRDKALVLYCGCCPWERCPNIGAAWTLLEQMGFRNVKVLYIANNFGADWVQKHYPVEPAQ
- a CDS encoding TlpA family protein disulfide reductase → MRTKALTLALAIMLGAVATRAESPLVNHAAPAFSKTDLTQKSVSLAKYKGKVVLLNFWATWCAPCQAEIPKFAAWQTQYGPQGFQVLGVSMDDEDAPVKKLVPRLKVNYPVVMGDARMGKAYGGVLGLPVTFLIDRNGTVRERFDGEANLQAMEQHVQQLLKK
- a CDS encoding PIG-L family deacetylase — translated: MTKWKHCISYPLAAWLAFSPMLAAAQQPGPQPPYLSPEAYALPLDRGASGLWQSLQKLKTRASLMMVVAHPDDEDGGMLAYESRGQGADTTLLTLNRGEGGQNVMTGDYWDQLGIMRTQELLAAGAYYGVHQRWTRVADYGFSKTLDEALKNWGHDRVLYDVVRQVRITRPLVITSVFAGNLSDGHGHHQTAGLMAQEAYKLAGDPNVFPDQIAAGLKPWSPLKVYARVPFARVTEKGIFDYATGKWEPVRFKNYVTGETINAVPSKTLEIPEGTYNALFARNYLAVAREGLANQKSQNDGVGMPLPGQFNSPYHLYASRVSGAALPVAEKTFFDGIDISLTGIADYAPVPDRPNWRKSFDALTVLVNDAMQRFNAADPSQSAPLLAQGLEMTRSLQNQVKNSNLSADARYDMLHELSIKEDQFNDALSQSLGVMLVATVNPVGEKPRMGPFGELRGNTPTYQVAIPGQPVSINVHVANQGAQTVTVDDVALVGDSGDWKWKTTDKTTTALTPGQAGDLTVEGSVPENAPVTKPYFSRPTLEQSYYDLNNPAYLGLPTMPYPVTARLLYSYAGVQASVLGTVQTTHRINGIGPVLEPLMIAPAISVLVSPEAGVIPSSSSSLTLKVALRSNVKGPAEGEVALNLPDGWTSSPRTAHFSTARDGDEKKLIFEVTPKNIQLKPYTITAVAKYDGKEYKEGFTTVSWPGLRPYPSYRPATYRTTGVDLKTPADLKIGYIMGTGEDVPASLSDVGVQVTQLTAADLASTDLSKFDAVVVGIRAYANRPDLRANNNRLLDYVNNGGTVVVEYQTNEYDHNYGPYAISVPSDAEKVVDENSKATILDAADPLLNWPNKITSADFDNWVEERGHGFASTWDPKFTALTEMHDDEQDPQKGGLLYARHGKGLYIYTSFAFFRQIPEGVPGSYRIYMNLISASRNPAYKPASTGVKAAPKKKR
- the truB gene encoding tRNA pseudouridine(55) synthase TruB; amino-acid sequence: MNGLLVLDKPAGMTSHDVVNRVRRATGEKSIGHLGTLDPMATGVLPLLLGKWTRLAQFFSSAEKGYTGAIRFGFATDTYDAEGEAAGEPKPLTQTLDELRVLARGFHGEIEQTPPAFSAKKINGVPAHKLARQGKEVPVKPAKIHVHRFELTSLEGDTARFVAEVSAGGYIRSLAHDLGALAGCGAHLTELRRTKAGVFTLEQTMTLERMDELAATGELEAALPHPRTILPEMPSVTADMATAGRLRNGMTVNLPEFSNAPLVKVFEGQRHIIAIGKRVAGTLIQPTVVIG
- a CDS encoding EAL and HDOD domain-containing protein, which produces MHAPLPPQPDPLPQTPPVPLEAAIDTSMRFLARQPIMSANRHTFGYELLFRNSWENRFSGEGESASSSIVDWAITHGFDSLVGPARPFVNCTRSLLLSRCAELLPKNTVLEILETIEVDEQLLQACRRYRDLGFTLALDDYDFREQWEPLLDLVHYIKVDFSQTSSEDRRRLIARLKGRGIRFLAERIETAEDLQLAVSEGFELFQGYFFMKPIMTARRAPGRSIHQIQLLAEIGKQNLDLNALLRILRAEPAICYRLLRYVNSVSMAVHSTITDIRRAVLLIGTEESRRIIRTALAAELARGSCTEAMERCVQRARFCELLADCLGTPSEELYLMGMLSAVMPLLDLDPKEVVANLPLRPEVLNALLAPDTDEPHAHALTLAIAYEHGDWDAFTQYCQQLCLGEAEIADKHISAVQWTADIMHHI